The following are encoded in a window of Pongo abelii isolate AG06213 chromosome 16, NHGRI_mPonAbe1-v2.0_pri, whole genome shotgun sequence genomic DNA:
- the BCL2L10 gene encoding bcl-2-like protein 10 isoform X1, whose protein sequence is MVDQLRERTITADLLRERTERLLADYLGCCAREPGTPEPTPSTPEAAVLRSAAARLRQLHRSFFSAYLGYPGNRVELVALMADSVLSDSPSPTWGRVVTLVTFAGTLLERGPLVTARWKKWGFQPRLKEQEGDVARDCQRLVALLSSRLVGQHRAWLQAQGGWVSTRRTPGHGAGRAAGKRPRGWHGWLLSLLQDPPSAGFLEKTAGPGFSVMLVNNSLHLSLDTIIMSFKTFNPLLPAQL, encoded by the exons ATGGTTGACCAGTTGCGGGAGCGCACTATCACGGCCGACCTGCTGAGGGAGCGCACCGAGCGGCTGCTGGCCGACTACCTGGGGTGCTGCGCCCGGGAACCCGGCACCCCAGAGCCGACGCCGTCCACGCCCGAGGCCGCCGTGCTGCGCTCCGCGGCCGCCAGGTTACGGCAGCTCCACCGGTCCTTCTTCTCCGCCTACCTCGGCTACCCCGGGAACCGCGTCGAACTGGTGGCGCTGATGGCGGATTCCGTGCTCTCcgacagccccagccccacctgggGCAGAGTGGTGACGCTCGTGACCTTCGCAGGGACGCTGCTGGAGAGAGGGCCGCTGGTGACCGCCCGGTGGAAGAAGTGGGGCTTCCAGCCGCGGCTAAAGGAGCAGGAGGGCGACGTCGCCCGGGACTGCCAGCGCCTGGTGGCCTTGCTGAGCTCGCGGCTCGTGGGGCAGCACCGCGCCTGGCTGCAGGCTCAGGGCGGCTGGGTGAGCACGCGGCGGACACCGGGACACGGGGCGGGACGGGCAGCCGGGAAGCGCCCACGAGGCTGGCAC GGATGGCTTTTGTCACTTCTTCAGGACCCCCCTTCCGCTGGCTTTTTGGAGAAAACAGCTGGTCCAGGCTTTTCTGTCATGCTTGTTAACAACAGCCTTCATTTATCTCTGGACACGATTATTAtgagttttaaaacttttaaccCGCTTCTACCTGCCCAACTGTGA
- the BCL2L10 gene encoding bcl-2-like protein 10 isoform X2 — MVDQLRERTITADLLRERTERLLADYLGCCAREPGTPEPTPSTPEAAVLRSAAARLRQLHRSFFSAYLGYPGNRVELVALMADSVLSDSPSPTWGRVVTLVTFAGTLLERGPLVTARWKKWGFQPRLKEQEGDVARDCQRLVALLSSRLVGQHRAWLQAQGGWDGFCHFFRTPLPLAFWRKQLVQAFLSCLLTTAFIYLWTRLL; from the exons ATGGTTGACCAGTTGCGGGAGCGCACTATCACGGCCGACCTGCTGAGGGAGCGCACCGAGCGGCTGCTGGCCGACTACCTGGGGTGCTGCGCCCGGGAACCCGGCACCCCAGAGCCGACGCCGTCCACGCCCGAGGCCGCCGTGCTGCGCTCCGCGGCCGCCAGGTTACGGCAGCTCCACCGGTCCTTCTTCTCCGCCTACCTCGGCTACCCCGGGAACCGCGTCGAACTGGTGGCGCTGATGGCGGATTCCGTGCTCTCcgacagccccagccccacctgggGCAGAGTGGTGACGCTCGTGACCTTCGCAGGGACGCTGCTGGAGAGAGGGCCGCTGGTGACCGCCCGGTGGAAGAAGTGGGGCTTCCAGCCGCGGCTAAAGGAGCAGGAGGGCGACGTCGCCCGGGACTGCCAGCGCCTGGTGGCCTTGCTGAGCTCGCGGCTCGTGGGGCAGCACCGCGCCTGGCTGCAGGCTCAGGGCGGCTGG GATGGCTTTTGTCACTTCTTCAGGACCCCCCTTCCGCTGGCTTTTTGGAGAAAACAGCTGGTCCAGGCTTTTCTGTCATGCTTGTTAACAACAGCCTTCATTTATCTCTGGACACGATTATTAtga